A region from the Arthrobacter gengyunqii genome encodes:
- a CDS encoding LysR family transcriptional regulator, protein MDVRHLKYFLAVVDHQGFTRAAERLLIAQPSLSQTIKSLERDLGVPLFHRVGRNVVLSEAGRELVGPARVVVRDLEAARSAIDELKGMRRGRLDVIAMPSPAIEPLTSIIAAYARTHPTVTVNVEAAFTSDDVVAAVRDGSSEIGLLGADRPFRAADIDVLPLGKQPLMLVLNPCSDLFPPAERNEDDFACGLTLRWEDLAGQRMVVSQRGSLMRWAVDEALANGVDLEIAVEVAHRTSVLPLVLAGLGHAVLPSSWSLLARQSGLRTARLDPEVLLHVCALSRAAELTPAARAFLGVAAGQQPDMTSIGEASPVG, encoded by the coding sequence ATGGACGTCAGGCACCTGAAATACTTTCTGGCCGTTGTGGACCACCAGGGGTTTACCCGCGCCGCCGAGCGGCTGCTCATTGCCCAGCCGTCCCTCTCGCAGACGATCAAGAGCCTGGAACGTGATTTGGGGGTTCCGCTCTTTCACCGGGTCGGCCGGAATGTGGTGCTGAGCGAGGCCGGGAGGGAACTGGTGGGGCCGGCGCGCGTCGTCGTCCGCGATCTGGAAGCGGCACGCTCCGCGATCGACGAACTCAAGGGCATGCGCCGGGGGCGGCTGGATGTCATCGCCATGCCCTCGCCCGCCATTGAGCCGCTGACCTCCATCATTGCCGCCTACGCGCGGACCCATCCCACGGTGACGGTTAATGTCGAGGCAGCCTTCACGAGCGACGACGTTGTGGCCGCCGTTCGTGACGGGAGTTCCGAGATCGGGTTGCTGGGTGCGGACCGTCCGTTCCGGGCAGCGGACATCGACGTCCTGCCGTTGGGCAAGCAACCGCTGATGCTGGTGCTCAATCCCTGCTCGGACCTCTTTCCGCCCGCTGAGAGGAACGAGGACGACTTCGCCTGCGGGCTTACGCTGCGGTGGGAAGACCTCGCAGGCCAGCGGATGGTGGTTTCCCAGCGCGGTTCCCTGATGCGCTGGGCTGTGGACGAGGCCCTGGCCAACGGCGTGGACCTTGAGATTGCCGTTGAAGTGGCGCACCGGACATCCGTCCTGCCGCTGGTCCTGGCAGGGCTGGGGCATGCGGTCCTGCCGTCGTCGTGGTCTCTCCTGGCGCGGCAGTCGGGCCTGCGGACCGCACGTCTCGACCCCGAGGTCCTGCTGCACGTCTGTGCCCTGAGCCGGGCGGCCGAGCTGACCCCGGCGGCCCGGGCCTTCCTTGGCGTCGCCGCGGGACAGCAGCCGGATATGACCTCCATCGGCGAGGCATCGCCCGTCGGATAG
- a CDS encoding tartrate dehydrogenase, with amino-acid sequence MPERRIHRIAAIPADGVGKEVIAAGRQVLDALAEQSGGSPDGSAAGSFGFEWQEFPWGSEYYAEHGRMMDPDGLDVLRGFDAIYFGAVGWENVPDHVSLWGLRLNITQNFDQWANVRPVTFLPGVESPLRKADRMPLDWVVVRENSEGEYAGLGGRNLSGRGPGNEVAVQTALFTEKGCERIIRFAFDVARTRPVRKVSSVTKSNAQQYGSVLWDDVFKRVAPDYPDVRTESVLVDAMSAKFVLHPEDLSVVVASNLFADILSDLGSALAGSLGLAASANLNPERRFPSMFEPVHGSAPDIAGRGISNPVGAILSAALMLDHLGLPSTARRLEAAVAAVTAAGIRTLDVGGSAGTEEVAAAVIEELRRPQPPDTVLN; translated from the coding sequence ATGCCTGAGCGAAGGATCCATCGGATAGCCGCAATTCCGGCCGACGGGGTGGGGAAGGAAGTCATAGCCGCAGGGCGGCAGGTCCTGGACGCTCTGGCAGAACAGTCCGGGGGAAGTCCGGACGGGAGCGCGGCGGGTTCGTTTGGCTTTGAGTGGCAGGAATTCCCGTGGGGATCCGAGTACTACGCCGAGCACGGCCGCATGATGGACCCGGACGGGCTTGACGTGCTGCGCGGCTTCGACGCCATTTACTTCGGGGCCGTGGGGTGGGAGAACGTTCCGGACCATGTGAGCCTGTGGGGGCTTCGGCTAAACATCACGCAGAACTTTGACCAGTGGGCCAACGTGCGCCCGGTGACATTCCTGCCGGGTGTCGAGTCCCCGCTGCGCAAGGCCGACCGGATGCCGCTGGACTGGGTGGTGGTCCGGGAGAACAGCGAAGGCGAATACGCGGGACTGGGAGGGCGGAATCTCTCCGGCCGGGGACCGGGCAACGAAGTGGCAGTACAGACTGCTCTGTTCACGGAGAAGGGGTGCGAGCGCATCATCCGCTTTGCCTTTGACGTCGCCCGCACCCGTCCGGTGCGGAAGGTTTCAAGTGTCACCAAGTCCAATGCACAGCAGTACGGCTCGGTGCTCTGGGACGACGTGTTCAAGCGCGTGGCGCCCGACTATCCGGACGTGAGAACCGAGAGCGTGCTGGTGGATGCGATGAGCGCCAAGTTTGTCCTGCATCCGGAGGACCTGTCAGTGGTGGTGGCATCCAACCTGTTCGCCGACATCCTCTCGGACCTTGGCTCGGCGCTCGCGGGCAGCCTGGGCCTGGCGGCCAGCGCAAACCTCAATCCGGAGCGCAGGTTCCCGTCAATGTTTGAGCCGGTGCACGGGTCTGCTCCGGATATTGCCGGCCGCGGAATCAGCAACCCCGTGGGTGCCATATTGAGTGCCGCACTGATGCTGGACCATCTGGGCCTGCCCTCGACTGCCCGGCGACTGGAGGCGGCCGTGGCTGCCGTTACGGCAGCCGGCATCCGTACCCTCGACGTCGGGGGATCCGCGGGTACGGAAGAGGTGGCAGCTGCGGTAATTGAGGAGCTGAGACGCCCTCAGCCGCCCGATACCGTCTTGAACTAA
- a CDS encoding tartrate dehydrogenase gives MTDRYRIALIPGDGIGHEVLPPARAVLDAVARRHGIDLTYDEFDWSCQRYLEQGAMMPSDGLDQIRGHDSILLGAVGWPSVPDHVSLWGLLIPIRREFRQYVNLRPIRVLDGVPSPLRRELTDPGVDFVVVRENSEGEYSEIGGRLNRGLPSEMAIQESVFTRAGVTRILDYAFDLAGQRRGVLTSATKSNGIIHTMPFWDELLQERAADYPKVKWNSEHIDALAAKVVLNPSHFDVIVGSNLFGDILSDLAAAIAGSIGIAPSANLNPEREYPSMFEPVHGSAPDIYGQGVANPLGAIWSASMMLDHLGHPEAGAEVLEAVFGVLADSPVRTRDLGGTAGTEEFTREILARIG, from the coding sequence ATGACTGACCGCTACCGCATTGCACTCATTCCCGGCGACGGCATTGGCCACGAGGTGCTGCCGCCTGCCCGGGCGGTGCTCGACGCCGTCGCCCGCCGCCACGGCATTGACCTCACCTATGACGAATTTGACTGGTCCTGCCAGCGCTATTTGGAGCAGGGCGCCATGATGCCCTCGGACGGACTGGACCAGATCCGCGGGCACGACTCGATTCTGCTCGGCGCGGTCGGCTGGCCCAGCGTGCCGGACCACGTGAGCCTGTGGGGGCTGCTGATCCCCATCCGCCGCGAGTTCCGGCAGTACGTGAACCTTCGTCCCATCCGGGTCCTGGACGGTGTTCCCAGTCCCCTGCGCCGCGAACTGACGGACCCCGGCGTCGACTTTGTGGTGGTGCGTGAAAACAGCGAGGGCGAGTACTCGGAGATCGGCGGCCGCCTGAACCGCGGCCTTCCTTCCGAGATGGCAATCCAGGAATCGGTCTTCACCCGCGCCGGCGTCACCAGGATTTTGGACTATGCCTTTGATCTGGCCGGCCAGCGCCGCGGTGTGCTGACCTCCGCCACCAAATCCAACGGCATTATCCACACCATGCCGTTCTGGGACGAGCTGCTGCAGGAACGCGCGGCGGACTACCCCAAAGTGAAGTGGAACTCCGAACACATTGACGCCCTGGCCGCGAAGGTGGTGCTGAACCCGTCCCACTTTGATGTCATTGTGGGCTCCAACCTGTTCGGCGACATCCTCAGCGACCTGGCGGCCGCCATAGCCGGCAGCATTGGCATTGCTCCCTCCGCCAACCTCAACCCCGAGCGGGAGTACCCCTCCATGTTCGAGCCCGTGCACGGCTCGGCCCCGGATATCTACGGACAGGGCGTGGCCAACCCGCTGGGCGCCATCTGGTCCGCGTCCATGATGCTGGACCATCTGGGGCATCCGGAGGCGGGAGCCGAGGTGCTCGAAGCGGTGTTCGGTGTGCTCGCGGATTCGCCGGTGCGGACCCGGGACCTGGGCGGCACCGCCGGGACCGAGGAGTTCACCCGGGAAATCCTGGCCCGCATCGGTTAG
- a CDS encoding AAA family ATPase, with protein sequence MRESRGFDDARLVREVRVRKDADIPRDQWPANIPAVAAVLDSGLELPPGVTFLVGENGSGKSTLVEAVAAAYGLGPEGGSVHSAHSTHGTESPLSSWISLVRQAGAAKWGFFLRAETMHGFYTFQDQLEGGHDFHTMSHGESFLAVAETYLDSPGFYCLDEPEAALSFSSTLAMIGVLDDLAANGSQILCATHSPVLASLPGATIYETGEHGIARRNWEDLDLVSNWKSYLNEPRRYLRHILAR encoded by the coding sequence ATGCGAGAATCCCGGGGGTTTGATGATGCGCGGCTCGTCCGCGAAGTACGTGTTCGGAAAGACGCGGATATTCCGCGGGACCAGTGGCCGGCAAACATTCCCGCCGTCGCTGCCGTCCTGGACTCCGGACTCGAACTGCCCCCGGGCGTAACGTTCCTGGTGGGCGAGAACGGGAGCGGAAAATCCACCCTGGTGGAGGCGGTGGCGGCAGCCTACGGTCTTGGACCCGAGGGCGGCAGTGTCCATTCGGCCCACTCGACGCACGGAACCGAATCACCGCTGAGCAGCTGGATTTCACTGGTCCGGCAGGCGGGCGCAGCTAAGTGGGGGTTCTTCCTGCGGGCCGAGACCATGCACGGCTTCTATACCTTTCAGGACCAGCTCGAGGGCGGCCACGATTTCCACACCATGAGCCACGGAGAGTCCTTTCTCGCCGTAGCCGAGACGTACTTGGATTCCCCCGGCTTCTACTGCCTCGACGAGCCGGAGGCAGCGTTGTCCTTCAGCTCCACCTTGGCGATGATCGGCGTGCTGGATGATCTGGCGGCCAACGGCTCCCAGATCCTGTGTGCAACACACTCCCCCGTACTGGCTTCACTGCCGGGTGCCACCATCTACGAAACCGGCGAGCATGGAATTGCCCGGCGGAACTGGGAGGACCTGGACCTGGTTTCGAACTGGAAGTCCTATCTGAACGAACCCCGCCGCTACCTGCGGCACATCCTGGCCCGCTGA
- a CDS encoding zinc-dependent alcohol dehydrogenase gives MRSMVYRGPYKVRVEEKAIPAIEHPNDAIVRVTAAAICGSDLHLYHGMMPDTRVGTTFGHEFVGVVHEVGSSVQNLSVGDRVMVPFNIYCGSCYFCTRGLYSNCHNVNPNATAVGGIYGYSHTCGGYDGGQAEFVRVPFADVGPSIIPQWMDEEDALLLTDALATGYFGAQLGDIREGDTVIVFGAGPVGLFAAQSSWLMGAGRVIVVDHLEYRLAKARTFAHAETYNFAEYDDIVVEMKKTTDYLGADVVIDAAGAEADGSFLQNVTASQLKLQGGSPVALNWAIDSVRKAGTVSVVGAYGPIFSAVKFGDALNKGLTLRMNQCPAKRQWPRLFEHIRNGYLKPSDIITHRIPLEHIAEGYHMFSAKLDDCIKPLIIPSAS, from the coding sequence ATGCGCTCCATGGTGTACCGCGGGCCGTACAAGGTCCGTGTCGAAGAAAAGGCCATTCCCGCCATTGAGCACCCGAATGATGCCATTGTTCGGGTGACCGCAGCGGCCATCTGCGGGTCCGATCTGCACCTCTATCACGGGATGATGCCCGATACCCGGGTAGGAACCACCTTTGGGCACGAGTTCGTGGGCGTGGTTCACGAGGTGGGTTCCTCAGTACAGAACCTGAGCGTGGGAGACCGGGTCATGGTCCCCTTCAACATCTACTGCGGCAGCTGCTATTTCTGCACGCGCGGCCTGTACTCCAACTGCCACAACGTGAATCCCAACGCGACGGCGGTGGGTGGCATCTACGGTTACTCCCACACCTGCGGCGGGTACGACGGCGGGCAGGCCGAGTTTGTCAGGGTTCCCTTTGCCGACGTCGGTCCCAGCATCATTCCCCAGTGGATGGATGAGGAAGACGCCCTGCTGCTGACCGATGCCCTGGCCACCGGATATTTCGGTGCGCAGCTGGGGGACATCCGGGAAGGTGACACCGTCATCGTATTCGGTGCCGGGCCGGTGGGGCTGTTCGCGGCCCAGTCCTCCTGGCTGATGGGCGCCGGACGCGTCATCGTCGTCGACCATCTGGAATACCGGCTCGCCAAGGCCCGAACGTTTGCGCACGCCGAAACATACAACTTCGCCGAGTACGACGACATCGTGGTGGAGATGAAGAAGACCACCGACTACCTTGGCGCAGATGTGGTGATCGATGCTGCCGGCGCGGAGGCGGACGGGAGCTTTCTCCAGAACGTCACCGCTTCGCAGCTCAAACTGCAGGGCGGCTCTCCAGTGGCACTGAACTGGGCCATTGATTCCGTGCGCAAGGCCGGGACCGTGTCCGTGGTCGGAGCCTACGGTCCCATCTTCAGTGCCGTAAAGTTCGGCGACGCCCTCAACAAGGGGCTCACGCTCCGGATGAACCAGTGTCCGGCCAAGCGGCAGTGGCCGCGTTTGTTCGAGCACATCCGCAACGGCTACCTCAAACCCAGCGACATCATCACGCACCGCATACCCCTGGAACACATAGCCGAGGGATACCACATGTTCTCGGCCAAGCTCGATGACTGCATCAAACCCCTTATCATCCCCAGCGCGTCCTGA
- a CDS encoding DUF3626 domain-containing protein has translation MDLSLDVTIHFHPDAPVKGVALLDFLAADGLYRSQFETGTGNGGLTAWPGGDRWRWEHDMFGGAYDDAPPSQRPKYGSLNYRRRDVGGAVRFGSSHLRLRRAEYPRVTYCFPDSSTEPEHFGTMERMPLVALASEHARWSGQDVLDDHIEAHVHGPLVVGSHIAALVLDPAYRNTDIEAAAHTLPCALEWHAGFRLSAAELGKHASYRGEDIVSAGQSIAENGWLDARIIGDAVREERFDRQTLKKVWHCVARFGYDWSADRRSG, from the coding sequence TTGGACCTGTCCCTGGACGTGACCATTCACTTCCATCCGGACGCCCCCGTGAAGGGGGTTGCGCTGCTGGATTTCCTTGCCGCTGACGGCCTCTACCGATCACAGTTTGAAACAGGAACAGGCAACGGCGGTCTCACTGCTTGGCCGGGCGGTGACCGCTGGCGCTGGGAGCATGACATGTTCGGCGGAGCGTACGACGACGCCCCGCCGAGTCAGCGGCCGAAGTACGGCTCCCTGAACTACCGTCGACGAGACGTGGGTGGAGCGGTTCGGTTCGGGTCCTCGCATCTGCGGCTTCGGCGTGCGGAATACCCCCGCGTAACGTACTGCTTCCCGGACAGCAGTACAGAGCCGGAACACTTTGGAACCATGGAACGGATGCCCCTGGTGGCTCTGGCCAGTGAACACGCACGGTGGTCCGGGCAGGACGTCCTGGATGACCACATTGAAGCGCATGTCCACGGTCCCCTGGTGGTCGGCAGCCACATTGCAGCGCTGGTGCTGGACCCGGCCTACCGGAATACAGACATTGAAGCTGCGGCGCACACGCTGCCGTGCGCGCTGGAGTGGCATGCCGGTTTCCGGCTCAGCGCAGCTGAGCTGGGAAAACACGCCTCATACCGGGGCGAGGACATCGTCTCCGCCGGACAAAGCATCGCCGAGAACGGCTGGCTTGACGCCCGCATCATCGGCGATGCGGTCCGGGAAGAGCGGTTTGACCGGCAGACCCTGAAGAAGGTGTGGCACTGTGTGGCGAGGTTCGGCTACGACTGGAGTGCTGACAGGCGATCCGGATAG
- a CDS encoding ATP-binding protein translates to MENPFRPSAGATPPQILGRAGVLDEFEYGLRLGSGAPGLLTIFTGARGIGKTVMLGAAHDIAREKGWAVISETATAGFMGRIGESMRAIAEELGPGPVNRRITAIAAAGFSITTQLPPERQVAWRTLGEELLRLLDERGNGLIITVDEIHAADRTELAQLAASVQHFIQDRLPIGLVFAGLPAAVSDLLNEGVATFLRRADKIDLHAAAVREVEESFAVTFSQASIEVSPGLVRRASEATGGYPFLIQLVGYFLWREAEGNQGSLTSETVDRAIAAANRRNARTVIEAALAAASPKDMDFLFAMAEDDGPSLAGDIGRRIGAKTNLVANYRSRLLAAGLIQSTAHGKVDFAIPGLRQHLRALPRR, encoded by the coding sequence ATGGAGAACCCCTTCCGCCCATCGGCAGGAGCAACACCCCCGCAAATCCTGGGCCGCGCAGGAGTGCTCGACGAGTTCGAGTACGGACTACGCCTGGGGTCCGGCGCTCCGGGACTTTTGACGATCTTCACCGGCGCCCGTGGAATCGGCAAGACCGTCATGCTGGGTGCCGCCCACGACATAGCCCGGGAAAAGGGCTGGGCCGTCATTTCCGAGACCGCCACCGCCGGCTTCATGGGCCGGATCGGAGAATCCATGCGGGCTATCGCTGAGGAGCTCGGACCCGGCCCGGTAAACCGCCGAATCACGGCAATCGCCGCCGCCGGCTTCAGCATCACCACCCAGCTCCCGCCCGAACGCCAGGTTGCGTGGCGGACACTGGGTGAGGAGCTCCTGAGGCTCTTGGATGAGCGCGGCAACGGGCTGATCATCACTGTGGATGAGATCCATGCTGCTGACCGCACCGAACTTGCCCAGCTGGCAGCCAGCGTCCAGCACTTCATCCAGGACCGGCTGCCCATTGGACTGGTTTTCGCCGGACTTCCGGCCGCTGTGTCCGACCTGCTCAACGAAGGAGTGGCCACGTTCCTCCGCCGGGCTGACAAGATCGATCTTCACGCCGCCGCTGTCCGGGAAGTGGAAGAGTCCTTCGCAGTCACCTTCTCCCAAGCATCCATCGAGGTCTCCCCCGGGCTTGTGCGCCGGGCATCGGAAGCCACGGGCGGGTATCCGTTCCTTATTCAGCTGGTCGGTTACTTCCTCTGGCGCGAAGCGGAAGGCAATCAGGGCAGTCTTACATCCGAAACCGTCGACCGGGCCATTGCGGCGGCAAACCGCCGCAATGCCCGCACTGTCATCGAAGCCGCCCTTGCCGCTGCCTCCCCCAAAGACATGGACTTCCTTTTCGCCATGGCCGAGGATGACGGTCCCTCCCTGGCCGGAGACATTGGCCGCCGCATCGGGGCCAAGACTAATTTGGTGGCAAACTACCGCTCCCGGTTGCTCGCAGCCGGGCTCATCCAATCCACTGCTCACGGGAAGGTCGACTTCGCCATTCCCGGCCTGCGCCAGCATCTGCGAGCGCTGCCCAGACGCTAG
- a CDS encoding Clp protease N-terminal domain-containing protein, translated as MFERFTQDARTIVIEAQEQARTLEAREITADHLLLGILAGGDNPATRVLHQFGIESDAVAQRASGLGAADAQALEAIGVDLDAVRKSVEASFGAGALDRPPRRRNRFPGRRSSGHIPFTASAKGALEHSLRQAIALNDKAITVEHILLGLIAEDSGLAARTIASLGVDPAQVRAAVLRERGKAA; from the coding sequence ATGTTTGAACGGTTCACGCAGGACGCACGCACAATTGTCATTGAAGCGCAGGAACAGGCAAGGACGCTGGAGGCCCGCGAAATCACGGCGGACCATCTCCTCCTCGGCATCTTGGCCGGCGGCGACAATCCCGCCACCCGGGTCCTGCACCAGTTCGGCATCGAGAGTGATGCCGTGGCACAGCGCGCTTCGGGACTCGGCGCCGCTGACGCCCAGGCGCTGGAGGCCATCGGCGTCGATTTGGACGCGGTCCGGAAGAGCGTGGAAGCCAGCTTCGGGGCCGGAGCGCTGGACCGGCCGCCGCGCCGGCGCAACCGGTTCCCGGGCCGCCGCAGCAGCGGACATATCCCCTTCACAGCGTCAGCCAAGGGAGCCTTGGAACATTCACTGCGCCAAGCGATCGCGCTGAACGATAAGGCGATTACCGTTGAGCACATCCTGCTGGGGCTGATTGCCGAGGACTCCGGGCTGGCGGCGCGAACGATCGCTTCACTGGGAGTAGACCCGGCACAGGTGCGGGCAGCCGTGCTCCGGGAACGGGGAAAGGCCGCCTAG
- a CDS encoding RNA polymerase sigma factor, with protein MARRRGGASRGKRVAAGPEPSVAQEEPRRGAVPRRIEALWRIEGPRIVAALARVTGDVGFAEDMAQEAVAEALAQWPAAGVPRNPAAWLTAVAKRRAIDSWRRTERLEERYRRLAQEAQEDVVADWNPVPDDVLRLVFSACHPELSLLAQITLTLRVVGGLSTREIARLFVVPVATVQQRIVRAKKTLAAAKVPFEVPEPSEWEPRLAGALRVIYLMFTEGYSATSGDQWIRQDLAGEALRLGRVLARLVPREPEAHALVALMEFQTARFAARTRVDGTPILLAEQDRSSWDRGGIERGREALARADALGRGRGNYALQAAVAKCHCVAANVDGTDWPQIVLLYEALGRLAPGPVVELNRAVAVSMATGPETALAIADRLVAQGVLRGSHLLPSVRGELLSRLGRSAEARAEFTAAAALAGNTRERDMLLRRAAE; from the coding sequence ATGGCGCGACGACGAGGCGGCGCTTCGCGCGGGAAACGCGTAGCCGCCGGACCGGAACCCTCCGTGGCCCAGGAAGAGCCCCGTCGGGGTGCGGTCCCCCGCCGTATCGAGGCGCTGTGGCGGATCGAAGGACCCCGGATTGTCGCTGCCCTGGCGCGGGTCACCGGTGACGTTGGTTTCGCCGAGGACATGGCGCAGGAAGCCGTTGCGGAGGCGCTTGCCCAGTGGCCCGCAGCCGGTGTGCCGCGCAATCCGGCTGCTTGGCTCACCGCGGTGGCCAAACGAAGGGCCATTGACAGTTGGCGGCGGACCGAGCGGCTGGAAGAGCGGTACCGTCGGCTCGCGCAGGAGGCGCAGGAGGACGTCGTCGCGGACTGGAACCCGGTGCCCGACGACGTCCTCCGGCTGGTCTTTTCCGCCTGCCATCCGGAGCTCTCCCTTCTGGCGCAGATTACGCTGACGCTTCGGGTGGTGGGTGGGTTGTCGACCAGGGAAATCGCCAGGCTCTTCGTGGTCCCCGTGGCTACGGTGCAGCAGCGCATTGTCCGGGCCAAAAAGACCCTGGCCGCCGCGAAAGTGCCCTTTGAGGTGCCCGAGCCCTCTGAGTGGGAGCCTCGGTTGGCCGGCGCGCTCCGCGTCATCTACCTGATGTTTACTGAAGGGTACTCGGCAACATCAGGCGATCAATGGATACGGCAGGACCTGGCGGGCGAAGCGCTGCGGCTGGGCCGGGTCCTGGCGCGGCTGGTGCCCCGGGAACCGGAGGCTCATGCGCTCGTTGCGCTGATGGAATTCCAGACCGCCCGGTTTGCGGCCCGGACCAGAGTCGACGGAACTCCGATCCTGCTGGCGGAGCAGGACCGGAGTTCCTGGGATCGGGGCGGGATTGAACGCGGACGCGAAGCCCTGGCACGCGCGGATGCACTCGGGCGTGGACGAGGCAACTATGCCCTGCAGGCAGCCGTCGCCAAATGCCACTGTGTTGCTGCGAACGTCGATGGCACGGACTGGCCGCAGATTGTGCTGCTGTACGAGGCTCTTGGCCGGCTGGCGCCAGGCCCTGTGGTGGAACTCAATCGGGCAGTGGCGGTCTCCATGGCTACCGGCCCGGAAACTGCGCTGGCGATTGCGGACCGCCTCGTTGCGCAGGGAGTACTGCGGGGATCCCACCTGCTGCCCAGTGTGCGAGGCGAGCTGCTGTCCCGTCTCGGACGGTCGGCCGAGGCTCGTGCCGAGTTCACCGCCGCGGCAGCACTAGCGGGGAACACCAGGGAGCGGGACATGCTGTTGCGCCGGGCGGCAGAATGA
- a CDS encoding YciI family protein — translation MKYMLIMRSTDAAQEAYKDLPFEEVINRMGAYNESMINAGVLLAGEGLADVAQDSDNAFVVDFSDDPPLVTDGPYGETHELFNGFWILQVSSRDEAAEWARRCPLGAGSKLEVRRVTEPEDFAAFADNEYIRKEAGWRDDEAALRAGNA, via the coding sequence ATGAAGTACATGCTCATCATGCGTTCCACTGACGCAGCACAGGAAGCCTACAAGGATCTGCCCTTCGAGGAGGTCATCAATCGGATGGGCGCCTACAACGAGTCGATGATCAATGCCGGAGTCCTGCTCGCCGGAGAGGGCCTGGCCGATGTGGCACAGGACTCCGACAACGCCTTCGTCGTTGATTTCTCGGATGACCCGCCGCTGGTTACCGACGGACCATACGGCGAGACCCACGAACTCTTCAACGGCTTCTGGATCCTGCAGGTGTCCTCCAGGGACGAAGCCGCCGAATGGGCCAGGCGCTGTCCCCTGGGTGCCGGCTCGAAGCTGGAGGTCCGACGGGTAACCGAGCCCGAGGACTTCGCCGCGTTCGCTGACAACGAGTACATCCGGAAGGAAGCGGGATGGCGCGACGACGAGGCGGCGCTTCGCGCGGGAAACGCGTAG